The following are encoded together in the Primulina tabacum isolate GXHZ01 chromosome 18, ASM2559414v2, whole genome shotgun sequence genome:
- the LOC142533470 gene encoding LOW QUALITY PROTEIN: RNA polymerase II transcriptional coactivator KELP-like (The sequence of the model RefSeq protein was modified relative to this genomic sequence to represent the inferred CDS: deleted 1 base in 1 codon), with amino-acid sequence MNEETQKLIEETVLEILNNSNMDEMTEFKVRKSASEKLEMDLSEPSRKKFVRQVVESYLREQQAKAEQLEKQEEEDEEEEEEEEEDNSKKRGDREYDDEGGLIMCRLSKSRRVTISEFRGRTLVSIREYYNKGGKDLPSAKGISLTAEQWTSFKKNVPDIEKAIKKMQSM; translated from the exons ATGAACGAGGAAACACAAAAGTTAATCGAA GAAACGGTTTTGGAAATCCTGAACAATTCAAACATGGACGAAATGACCGAGTTCAAAGTCCGAAAATCCGCATCGGAGAAGCTGGAAATGGACCTTTCGGAACCCAGCAGGAAGAAATTCGTCAGGCAGGTTGTGGAGTCATACCTCCGAGAACAGCAGGCCAAGGCTGAGCAACTGGAGAAGCAGGAGGAGGAGGacgaggaggaggaggaggaggaggaagaAGATAACAGTAAAAAGAGAGGTGATAGAGAGTATGATGATGAAGGTGGCCTAATAATGTGCCGC TTGTCGAAGAGTAGAAGGGTAACTATATCTGAATTTAGAGGGAGGACTTTGGTATCAATTAGGGAGTATTACAACAAAGGTGGCAAAGATCTTCCATCAGCTAAAG GAATAAGCTTGACAGCTGAGCAGTGGACATCCTTCAAGAAGAATGTACCCGATATTGAAAAGGCAATCAAGAAAATGCAATCTATGTGA
- the LOC142533469 gene encoding GDSL esterase/lipase 7 isoform X1: MGSSTIRYILILILVLFFHPISSLNYPQKLVDELYPELESNGSESRSIPVPNLNPLAPALFVIGDSSVDCGTNNFLGTFARADRLPYGRDFDTHRPTGRFCNGRIPVDYLALHLGLPFVPSYLGETGSVEDMVQGVNYASAGAGIIFSSGSELGQHISLTQQIQQVMDTSQQFILSMGEDAAYDLISNSIFYISIGSNDYIHYYLRNVSSVQSLYLPWSFNRFLSQTMKQEIKNLYNTNVRNVVVMGLAPIGCAPYYLWMYQSKNGECIETINDMILEFNFAMRFIVEELNHELPEANVIFCDAFEGSMDIIKNHNRYGFNVTTDACCGFGKYKGWIMCISPDMACGNASSHIWWDQFHPTDTVNEILADNVWSGVHTSMCYPTNLQDLLAKKAKR; encoded by the exons ATGGGTTCCTCCACAATCCGATACATCTTGATCCTCATTCTAGTCCTGTTTTTCCACCCGATTTCGTCGTTGAATTACCCTCAAAAACTTGTTGACGAACTCTATCCTGAACTCGAGAGTAATGGAAGCGAATCCAGATCGATCCCCGTACCAAATCTGAATCCTCTGGCCCCGGCATTGTTTGTTATAGGAGACTCTTCTGTGGACTGCGGAACGAATAATTTTCTCGGGACTTTTGCTCGGGCTGATAGGCTTCCGTATGGAAGAGATTTTGATACTCATCGGCCCACTGGAAGGTTCTGCAATGGAAGGATTCCTGTTGATTATCTGG CATTGCATCTTGGACTGCCATTTGTGCCCAGTTACCTAGGGGAGACAGGCTCGGTGGAGGATATGGTCCAAGGAGTCAACTATGCCTCTGCTGGTGCAGGGATCATCTTCTCCAGTGGCTCTGAATTG GGGCAACATATATCCCTCACTCAGCAAATTCAGCAGGTTATGGATACATCTCAACAGTTCATTCTTAGTATGGGTGAGGATGCAGCGTATGATCTTATCTCAAACTCCATATTCTACATTTCAATCGGAAGCAACGACTATATACACTACTATCTCCGAAACGTATCTAGTGTACAATCTTTGTATCTGCCGTGGAGTTTCAACCGATTTCTTTCTCAAACGATGAAGCAGGAGATTAAG AATCTGTACAATACAAATGTTAGAAATGTGGTTGTGATGGGACTAGCCCCAATAGGATGTGCTCCATATTACTTGTGGATGTATCAAAGCAAGAATGGGGAGTGCATCGAGACGATCAATGACATGATACTGGAGTTCAACTTTGCTATGAGATTCATAGTAGAGGAACTTAATCACGAACTTCCCGAAGCCAACGTGATATTTTGTGACGCATTTGAAGGCTCTATGGACATTATAAAGAATCACAACCGTTATG GATTTAATGTCACGACTGATGCATGCTGTGGCTTTGGAAAATACAAAGGGTGGATAATGTGCATTTCCCCCGATATGGCTTGCGGTAATGCTTCTAGTCATATTTGGTGGGACCAATTTCATCCAACGGATACCGTCAATGAGATCCTAGCAGATAACGTTTGGTCCGGGGTTCACACTAGCATGTGCTACCCCACGAATTTGCAGGACTTGTTAGCCAAGAAAGCTAAAAGATGA
- the LOC142533469 gene encoding GDSL esterase/lipase 7 isoform X2, translating to MGSSTIRYILILILVLFFHPISSLNYPQKLVDELYPELESNGSESRSIPVPNLNPLAPALFVIGDSSVDCGTNNFLGTFARADRLPYGRDFDTHRPTGRFCNGRIPVDYLALHLGLPFVPSYLGETGSVEDMVQGVNYASAGAGIIFSSGSELGQHISLTQQIQQVMDTSQQFILSMGEDAAYDLISNSIFYISIGSNDYIHYYLRNVSSVQSLYLPWSFNRFLSQTMKQEIKNLYNTNVRNVVVMGLAPIGCAPYYLWMYQSKNGECIETINDMILEFNFAMRFIVEELNHELPEANVIFCDAFEGSMDIIKNHNRYAALYRI from the exons ATGGGTTCCTCCACAATCCGATACATCTTGATCCTCATTCTAGTCCTGTTTTTCCACCCGATTTCGTCGTTGAATTACCCTCAAAAACTTGTTGACGAACTCTATCCTGAACTCGAGAGTAATGGAAGCGAATCCAGATCGATCCCCGTACCAAATCTGAATCCTCTGGCCCCGGCATTGTTTGTTATAGGAGACTCTTCTGTGGACTGCGGAACGAATAATTTTCTCGGGACTTTTGCTCGGGCTGATAGGCTTCCGTATGGAAGAGATTTTGATACTCATCGGCCCACTGGAAGGTTCTGCAATGGAAGGATTCCTGTTGATTATCTGG CATTGCATCTTGGACTGCCATTTGTGCCCAGTTACCTAGGGGAGACAGGCTCGGTGGAGGATATGGTCCAAGGAGTCAACTATGCCTCTGCTGGTGCAGGGATCATCTTCTCCAGTGGCTCTGAATTG GGGCAACATATATCCCTCACTCAGCAAATTCAGCAGGTTATGGATACATCTCAACAGTTCATTCTTAGTATGGGTGAGGATGCAGCGTATGATCTTATCTCAAACTCCATATTCTACATTTCAATCGGAAGCAACGACTATATACACTACTATCTCCGAAACGTATCTAGTGTACAATCTTTGTATCTGCCGTGGAGTTTCAACCGATTTCTTTCTCAAACGATGAAGCAGGAGATTAAG AATCTGTACAATACAAATGTTAGAAATGTGGTTGTGATGGGACTAGCCCCAATAGGATGTGCTCCATATTACTTGTGGATGTATCAAAGCAAGAATGGGGAGTGCATCGAGACGATCAATGACATGATACTGGAGTTCAACTTTGCTATGAGATTCATAGTAGAGGAACTTAATCACGAACTTCCCGAAGCCAACGTGATATTTTGTGACGCATTTGAAGGCTCTATGGACATTATAAAGAATCACAACCGTTATG CCGCCCTTTACAGGATTTAA
- the LOC142532746 gene encoding uncharacterized protein LOC142532746 — MASKPVITEAIAHTEKKMDMTLDDIIKMSKTKDAKPKKQRVSNRSQKFVNNAAQDKSARLRKFMDTRSSVRQGVLARRRSNFQGNQFPLATEAARKAAAVPVRNRGFNRNRTFSVNKPRVGAPPVQNASNRGGFTVNKPAHQANAVAKQRTQTLDSLFANMKEQRMKVFSNSKPNNVGKRNGVDQHTVPWVRGRLHY, encoded by the exons ATGGCATCTAAGCCGGTCATTACTGAAGCTATTGCACATACGGAGAAGAAAATGGATATGACGTTGG atgatattattaaaatgtCGAAGACTAAAGATGCTAAGCCTAAGAAGCAAAGAGTTTCG AATCGGAGTCAAAAGTTTGTTAACAATGCTGCCCAAGATAAATCCGCAAGACTGAGAAAATTTATGGATACCAGATCCTCCGTTAGACAG GGAGTTCTTGCTCGGAGGAGGTCAAACTTTCAAGGAAACCAGTTTCCTTTGGCAACTGAGGCTGCTAGAAAGGCTGCAGCTGTGCCTGTTCGCAATAGAGGTTTTAACAGAAATAGGACTTTCAGTGTTAATAAACCAAG GGTTGGTGCCCCACCAGTTCAGAATGCTTCCAATCGAGGTGGCTTCACTGTGAAT AAACCGGCGCATCAAGCAAATGCTGTGGCCAAGCAGAGGACTCAAACGTTAGACTCACTGTTTGCTAACATGAAGGAGCAGAGGATGAAGGTGTTTTCCAATTCCAAACCGAATAATGTGGGAAAAAGAAATGGAGTTGATCAACACACCGTGCCATGGGTGAGGGGTCGTCTCCACTATTAA